One part of the Streptomyces sp. AM 2-1-1 genome encodes these proteins:
- a CDS encoding dodecin — protein sequence MSNHTYRITEIVGTSEEGIDAAIRNGIARASETLHNLDWFEIKEARGHIEDGRIGHYQVTLKVGFRLDGPS from the coding sequence ATGTCCAATCACACCTATCGGATCACCGAGATCGTAGGAACCTCCGAGGAGGGCATCGACGCGGCGATCCGCAACGGCATCGCACGAGCGTCGGAAACGTTGCACAATCTCGACTGGTTCGAGATCAAGGAAGCACGCGGGCACATCGAGGACGGCCGGATCGGGCACTACCAGGTGACGCTCAAAGTCGGCTTCCGGCTCGACGGGCCCTCCTGA
- a CDS encoding enoyl-CoA hydratase-related protein: protein MPSLDRHDNVFVLDLGDGENRFHPDWLAAVGTALDEVGKAEGPRALVTTATGKFYSNGLDLDWLFAHAEQHQDYVVSVHELFARMVSLPVVTVAALQGHTFAAGAMFSLAHDFRVMRADRGYWCLPEADINIPFTPGMSALIQSRLDPRTAHQAMLTARRYGGDDAAAAGIVDRAVGEDAVRSTAIEIARAQVEKAGDTLGTIKARMYGPVLTALRDTANPLG, encoded by the coding sequence ATGCCCTCGCTCGACCGTCACGACAACGTCTTCGTCCTCGACCTCGGGGACGGGGAGAACCGCTTCCATCCGGACTGGCTCGCCGCCGTCGGCACCGCGCTCGACGAGGTGGGGAAGGCGGAAGGGCCGCGCGCCCTGGTCACCACCGCCACGGGGAAGTTCTACTCCAACGGACTCGACCTGGACTGGCTGTTCGCCCACGCGGAACAGCACCAGGACTACGTCGTCTCCGTCCACGAGCTGTTCGCACGGATGGTGTCGCTGCCCGTCGTCACGGTGGCCGCGCTGCAGGGGCACACATTCGCCGCCGGCGCGATGTTCTCCCTCGCTCACGATTTCCGTGTGATGCGCGCCGACCGCGGCTACTGGTGCCTCCCCGAAGCGGACATCAACATCCCCTTCACCCCTGGTATGTCCGCCCTCATCCAGTCCCGGCTGGATCCCCGTACGGCCCACCAGGCCATGCTCACCGCCCGCCGCTACGGCGGCGACGACGCCGCGGCCGCGGGCATCGTCGACCGGGCGGTCGGCGAGGACGCCGTGCGGTCCACCGCGATCGAGATCGCGCGGGCGCAGGTGGAGAAGGCCGGCGACACCCTGGGCACCATCAAGGCCCGCATGTACGGTCCGGTTCTGACCGCCCTGCGCGACACGGCCAACCCGCTCGGCTGA